The sequence AGTATGGATACCTCACCGGCCTCTGCAGAGGCGTACAGATTGGCCCAGTACAAGATTCAGAACGATATTTTGAGTATCCTGCAAGCATAGATGACATAGCACCCTATTTGTATTCTCTCGAGCACCGCCACAAGACTGGCCCTATTCTCTTTTGCGTCGCGGGCCGTGTTGAAGACCAGCAGCGACACATTTCCATCGGCGAAAAATTGAGAAAACACCATACCTTCGAGCTGCGTCGGCTGGGCTTCGCCAAGATCGAGCACAAGATCGCCATTCCATTCTCTGTCGCTTCCAACAGAAAGATTCAGGTCGTGCTCTGCGCCAACAACCATGCCCCGGATTCCCTGTCAGGTCTGCTGGTGGAGCTTGGCCTGCAGGGCATGGGCCTCGACCTCGACCTTCTCTCCAATCTGCGGCCAAGTCCCGTCGTATCTCGTCATTACACTGCGGGGCGCAAGGGGATCTTCTTTGCCGAGGAAAACGTCCGCTACGAGTACACTTTGATCAGCAAGAAGATCCCTCTGAAGGCAGGCGAATATATTCTCTCGGCATGCGGAGGGAGCATGAAGGGCAACTGCGCCATGGGGATCCTCGACGTGAACGACGACGTCTGGCTTATCCCTCCGTCGCCCATGTCCAATACTGTTTCCGCAGCCGACGTGGCTGATTGGATGATGCGGTGAGCAGCATGAGAACGTTCATCAATCTCCTGAAGGTTCTTTTCGACAACCGCCGCATCATTGCGCTGACGACTCTGATCGAGCTCAAAAAACGCCATGCCGGCAGCGTGCTTGGTCCTGCCTGGATCATCGTCTACCCTGCGCTGCTGCTCGTGATGTATCTGTTCATCTATCTCGCAGTGTTCAAGGTCAAGGTCACCGGCATCCATTCTCCCTTCGAATATTCCCTGTTCGTCCTGGCCGGTATCATCCCCTATCTGGGATTTTCCGAGGCGCTGAATGGGAGCGTGCTCCTGATCTCGCAGAACAGGCATCTCATCGCCAACGTCATCCTGCCGATGGAGGTGCTTCCTGTCCGGCTCATCTGCATCGCGCTCGTCTCGCAGTGCATGGGGCTCATAATCCTCATGACCATGCTCTGCCTTGGGGGGGGGATGGTGTCCTGGGCATGGCTCTGGATTCCGCCCATGTTGGTGTTGGAATTTTTTTTTCTGGCCGGCCTGGCATACATTTTTTCCGCATTGGGGGTGCTGCTCAAGGACCTGACCCAGATCATGGCCATAGTGACCCTGTTTCTGCTGTTCATATCTCCTGTCGGCTACACGCGGGAAATGGTTCCCCCGCAACTTCGTATTGTCCTGTATTTCAACCCTGTTTACTATCTCGTCGAATGTTTTCGAGAGCCGCTTCTGTATGGCCATTCGCCTAGCATGGAGATCATGCGGATATACATCCCACTTTGCGGGATCCTCTTTTTCCTGGGCGGCGTCATGTTCAAGAAGACATTACACACACTGAGCGATCTAGCCTGAAAGGCTATTCAAGGTTCAAAGGGCTGCTATTGAATGGTGTACTCTTTTCGCCGCAGGCGCGGCGTTCCTGTCCGAAATCCCTGGCCGGTAAAGAACAGGTAGGACATGTGCGGCATCGCAGGTGAATACGCCCCCGGACGGGGGGCGACCGATATCTCCCTCATCACCAAGATGACGGACGCCATGCGGCATCGCGGCCCGGATGGCGCCGGATCATGGCGCGCCATCGACGGGCGCTGCGCCCTGGGGCATAGGCGTCTTTCCATCATAGACCTCTCCTCGGCCGCGGACCAGCCCATGGGCAACACCCGCGGCGACGTCCACGTCGTCTTCAACGGAGAGATATACAATCACGGGGATATCCGGCGCGAACTCGAGGCTCTGGGCGTGGGCGACTGGCGGACCGACCACTCGGACACCGAGGTTCTGCTCAAGGCGTACGAGCATTGGGGGATCGATGCGGTGCACCGATTCTACGGCATGTTCGCCTTCGCCATCTACGACGAACGAGCCCCTGGACAACCGGTGCTCCATCTGGTGCGTGACCGCATCGGCATCAAGCCCCTGTATATCGCGAAAAGCGGCGACTCGTGGATCTTCGCGTCCGAGATCCGGGCCCTTCTGCAGCACCCGCGCCTGAC is a genomic window of Desulfovibrio sp. X2 containing:
- a CDS encoding ABC transporter permease, which gives rise to MRTFINLLKVLFDNRRIIALTTLIELKKRHAGSVLGPAWIIVYPALLLVMYLFIYLAVFKVKVTGIHSPFEYSLFVLAGIIPYLGFSEALNGSVLLISQNRHLIANVILPMEVLPVRLICIALVSQCMGLIILMTMLCLGGGMVSWAWLWIPPMLVLEFFFLAGLAYIFSALGVLLKDLTQIMAIVTLFLLFISPVGYTREMVPPQLRIVLYFNPVYYLVECFREPLLYGHSPSMEIMRIYIPLCGILFFLGGVMFKKTLHTLSDLA